One Streptomyces sp. ML-6 genomic region harbors:
- a CDS encoding hemolysin family protein, whose translation MSVPLLTGAVLLVVGGWLAACAEAGIARTSSFRAAEAVRSGRRGSKKLEQVAADPTRYLNVALLVRVACEMSAGVLVTYACLKEFPETWEALAVAMGVMVLVSYVAIGVSPRTIGRQHPLNTATAAAYVLLPLARVMGPVPQLLILIGNALTPGKGFRKGPFASEAELRAMVDLAEAESLIEDEERRMVHSVFELGDTLVREVMVPRTDLVCIERYKTIRQALTLALRSGFSRIPVTGENEDDIVGIVYLKDLVRKTHINRESEADPVSTAMRPAAFVPDTKNAGDLLREMQQERSHVAVVIDEYGGTAGIVTIEDILEEIVGEITDEYDRELPPVQELENGCFRVTARLDIGDLGELFGFDEYDDEDVETVGGLLAKALGRVPIAGASAIVDLPDGRSLRLTAESPAGRRNKIVTVLVEPMEPQEEAG comes from the coding sequence GTGAGCGTTCCCCTGCTGACGGGCGCCGTGCTGCTCGTCGTCGGCGGCTGGCTGGCGGCCTGCGCGGAGGCGGGCATCGCCCGTACGTCGAGCTTCCGGGCCGCCGAGGCGGTCCGCTCCGGGCGGCGCGGCAGCAAGAAGCTGGAGCAGGTCGCGGCGGACCCGACCCGCTACCTCAACGTCGCCCTGCTGGTGCGGGTCGCCTGCGAGATGTCGGCGGGCGTGCTCGTCACGTACGCCTGCCTGAAGGAGTTCCCGGAGACCTGGGAGGCGCTGGCCGTCGCCATGGGAGTGATGGTCCTCGTCTCCTACGTCGCCATCGGCGTCTCGCCGCGCACCATCGGCCGCCAGCACCCGCTGAACACGGCCACGGCGGCGGCGTACGTCCTGCTGCCGCTGGCCAGGGTCATGGGCCCGGTCCCGCAGCTGCTGATCCTCATCGGCAACGCGCTCACCCCCGGCAAGGGCTTCCGCAAGGGGCCGTTCGCCAGCGAGGCCGAGCTGCGGGCGATGGTCGACCTCGCCGAGGCCGAGTCGCTGATCGAGGACGAGGAGCGCCGCATGGTGCACTCCGTCTTCGAACTCGGCGACACGCTGGTGCGCGAGGTCATGGTGCCGCGGACGGACCTCGTCTGCATCGAGCGCTACAAGACGATCCGGCAGGCGCTGACCCTGGCCCTGCGCTCCGGCTTCTCGCGCATCCCGGTCACCGGGGAGAACGAGGACGACATCGTCGGCATCGTGTACCTCAAGGACCTGGTCCGCAAGACGCACATCAACCGGGAGTCGGAGGCCGATCCGGTCTCCACCGCGATGCGGCCAGCGGCCTTCGTGCCCGACACCAAGAACGCCGGGGACCTGCTGCGCGAGATGCAGCAGGAGCGCAGCCACGTCGCCGTCGTGATCGACGAGTACGGCGGCACGGCCGGCATCGTCACCATCGAGGACATCCTGGAGGAGATCGTCGGTGAGATCACCGACGAGTACGACCGCGAACTGCCGCCCGTCCAGGAGCTGGAGAACGGCTGCTTCCGGGTGACGGCCCGCCTCGACATCGGCGACCTCGGGGAGCTGTTCGGCTTCGACGAGTACGACGACGAGGACGTGGAGACCGTCGGCGGGCTGCTGGCGAAGGCGCTGGGCCGGGTCCCGATCGCCGGCGCCTCGGCGATCGTCGACCTGCCGGACGGCCGCAGCCTCCGGCTGACCGCGGAGTCCCCGGCCGGCCGGCGGAACAAGATCGTCACGGTGCTGGTGGAGCCCATGGAGCCGCAGGAGGAGGCCGGGTGA
- a CDS encoding PhoH family protein, which translates to MTQTPTAQTPAPGQARAHFTVPAKHPMVTVLGSGDALLRVIETAFPAADIHVRGNEVSAVGDATEVALIQRLFDEMMLVLRTGQPMTEDAVERSIAMLRATESGEGDGQETPAEVLTQNILSSRGRTIRPKTLNQKRYVDAIDKHTIVFGIGPAGTGKTYLAMAKAVQALQSKQVNRIILTRPAVEAGERLGFLPGTLYEKIDPYLRPLYDALHDMLDPDSIPRLMAAGTIEVAPLAYMRGRTLNDAFIILDEAQNTSAEQMKMFLTRLGFDSKIVITGDITQVDLPNGTKSGLRQVQEILDGVEDVHFSKLTSQDVVRHKLVGRIVDAYEKYDSRDGHRGRDSHNGK; encoded by the coding sequence ATGACTCAGACACCCACAGCCCAGACCCCTGCGCCCGGGCAGGCGCGAGCCCACTTCACGGTCCCCGCCAAGCATCCGATGGTGACCGTACTGGGCTCGGGTGACGCCCTGCTGCGCGTGATCGAGACGGCCTTCCCGGCGGCCGACATCCATGTCCGGGGGAACGAGGTCAGCGCGGTCGGGGACGCGACGGAAGTCGCCCTGATCCAGCGCCTGTTCGACGAGATGATGCTGGTGCTCCGCACCGGTCAGCCGATGACGGAGGACGCAGTGGAACGCTCGATCGCCATGCTCAGGGCGACTGAGAGCGGCGAGGGGGACGGCCAGGAGACCCCGGCCGAGGTGCTCACCCAGAACATCCTCTCCAGCCGCGGGCGCACGATCCGCCCCAAGACGCTCAACCAGAAGCGCTACGTCGACGCGATCGACAAGCACACGATCGTGTTCGGCATCGGCCCCGCCGGTACCGGCAAGACCTACCTCGCCATGGCGAAGGCGGTCCAGGCCCTGCAGTCCAAGCAGGTCAACCGGATCATCCTGACCCGGCCCGCCGTCGAGGCGGGCGAGCGGCTCGGCTTCCTGCCCGGCACGCTCTACGAGAAGATCGACCCGTACCTGCGCCCGCTCTACGACGCCCTGCACGACATGCTCGACCCCGACTCGATCCCGCGGCTGATGGCGGCGGGCACGATCGAGGTCGCGCCGCTGGCCTACATGCGCGGCCGCACGCTCAACGACGCGTTCATCATCCTCGACGAGGCGCAGAACACCAGCGCCGAGCAGATGAAGATGTTCCTGACCCGGCTCGGCTTCGACTCGAAGATCGTCATCACCGGTGACATCACCCAGGTCGACCTGCCGAACGGCACCAAGAGCGGTCTGCGCCAGGTCCAGGAGATCCTGGACGGCGTCGAGGACGTCCATTTCTCCAAGCTCACCTCCCAGGATGTCGTCCGGCACAAGCTGGTCGGCCGTATCGTCGACGCGTACGAGAAGTACGACAGCCGGGACGGCCACCGCGGCCGGGACAGTCACAACGGGAAGTAG
- the ybeY gene encoding rRNA maturation RNase YbeY, with protein sequence MSIDVNNESGTEVDEQAILDIARYALARMRIHPLSELSVIVVDTAAMEQLHIQWMDLPGPTDVMSFPMDELRPPAKDDEEPPQGLLGDIVLCPEVAEKQGREAPTQHSMDEELQLLTVHGVLHLLGYDHEEPDEKAEMFGLQAAIVDGWRAEHGLTGPSPAPTVS encoded by the coding sequence ATGTCGATCGACGTCAACAACGAGTCCGGAACCGAGGTCGACGAGCAGGCGATCCTCGACATCGCCCGCTACGCGCTCGCGCGGATGCGGATCCACCCGCTCTCCGAACTCTCGGTGATCGTGGTGGACACCGCCGCCATGGAGCAGCTCCACATCCAGTGGATGGACCTCCCGGGCCCGACCGACGTCATGTCCTTCCCGATGGACGAGCTGCGTCCCCCGGCCAAGGACGACGAGGAGCCCCCGCAGGGGCTCCTCGGCGACATCGTGCTCTGCCCGGAGGTCGCCGAGAAGCAGGGCCGGGAGGCCCCGACCCAGCACTCCATGGACGAGGAGCTCCAGCTGCTCACCGTCCACGGGGTGCTCCACCTCCTCGGGTACGACCACGAGGAGCCGGACGAGAAGGCCGAGATGTTCGGCCTCCAGGCCGCGATCGTCGACGGCTGGCGCGCCGAGCACGGTCTGACCGGTCCGTCGCCCGCCCCCACCGTCTCGTGA
- a CDS encoding beta-xylosidase, protein MRPTVRRTAARGRPRTGCRWAAVLGAGALLVTGGGVLAAPAQAMPTASAPVDFPTHCIPPDIAGIPPIDGTTKAEITVDNSAPEVGDTVTVTYTVVAPAASNPVDLALPADIMTPTGKVVVGGAQTASVTVAGPRKNDPVPGKGAFPSFSMTGTFEVTAPGHITLSPGDYNIHTSYIMELDTPCTVTDPPAPVSQTIIATDGGGQVNERTIRLGAASGGAGEAVTVTGSKFTPGATVTLAGTAGDTRTADTATVEADGSGGFSGRLTVTDPATTGIVAHEGDTWDPDRGAGPQPYTVTGGGGEGQEGSQRLGTSVEAGTLSMVQDGDAVEMSAVDFGRGGASRGTLRTVTVEDFRGGPAGWSLTGKVTDFTGPGGATIDASALAWTPVCATRTGSPSTCAAGSAGTVGSGGATLASTPDGPLTGGVFTVDARLALDVPAYTAPGAYSGVLTLTLT, encoded by the coding sequence ATGCGTCCGACCGTCCGAAGAACCGCCGCCCGGGGCCGCCCCCGGACCGGCTGCCGCTGGGCCGCGGTGCTGGGGGCCGGGGCGCTCCTGGTCACCGGGGGCGGCGTACTGGCGGCCCCGGCACAGGCCATGCCGACCGCCTCGGCGCCGGTGGACTTCCCCACCCACTGCATCCCGCCGGACATCGCGGGCATCCCGCCGATCGACGGGACGACGAAGGCCGAGATCACCGTCGACAACTCCGCCCCCGAGGTGGGCGACACGGTCACGGTCACGTACACCGTCGTCGCACCGGCCGCGAGCAACCCGGTCGACCTGGCGCTGCCCGCCGACATCATGACGCCGACCGGCAAGGTCGTCGTCGGCGGGGCGCAGACCGCGAGCGTCACCGTCGCGGGCCCGCGGAAGAACGACCCGGTGCCCGGCAAGGGGGCCTTCCCGTCGTTCTCGATGACCGGCACCTTCGAGGTCACCGCGCCCGGACACATCACGCTCTCGCCCGGCGACTACAACATCCACACCAGCTACATCATGGAGCTGGACACCCCCTGCACGGTGACGGACCCGCCCGCCCCCGTCTCCCAGACGATCATCGCGACGGACGGCGGCGGACAGGTCAACGAGCGCACCATCCGGCTCGGCGCCGCGTCCGGCGGCGCGGGCGAGGCGGTCACCGTCACCGGCTCGAAGTTCACCCCGGGCGCGACCGTCACGCTCGCGGGCACGGCCGGTGACACCCGCACCGCCGACACCGCCACCGTCGAGGCGGACGGCTCCGGCGGCTTCAGCGGCCGGCTCACCGTCACCGACCCCGCCACCACCGGCATCGTCGCCCACGAGGGGGACACCTGGGATCCCGACCGGGGCGCGGGCCCGCAGCCCTACACCGTCACCGGTGGCGGCGGCGAGGGCCAGGAGGGCAGCCAGCGGCTCGGCACGTCCGTCGAGGCGGGCACGCTCTCCATGGTCCAGGACGGGGACGCCGTCGAGATGTCGGCGGTCGACTTCGGCCGGGGCGGCGCCTCGCGCGGCACCCTGCGGACGGTGACGGTCGAGGACTTCCGCGGCGGCCCCGCAGGCTGGTCCCTGACCGGAAAGGTCACCGACTTCACGGGCCCGGGCGGCGCCACGATCGACGCGTCCGCACTCGCCTGGACCCCGGTCTGCGCGACGAGGACCGGCAGCCCCAGCACCTGCGCGGCCGGTTCCGCAGGAACGGTCGGTTCCGGGGGCGCCACGCTGGCGTCCACCCCCGACGGCCCCCTCACCGGCGGCGTGTTCACCGTCGATGCCCGGCTCGCGCTGGACGTACCGGCGTACACCGCCCCCGGCGCGTACTCCGGCGTGCTCACCCTCACCCTCACGTGA
- a CDS encoding MmcQ/YjbR family DNA-binding protein, giving the protein MTPERLRAFCLEFNESVEEFPFGPETSVFKVLGKMFALSALDGRPLTVNLKCDPDEAVRLRERYDAVVPGWHMNKRHWNTVTVSGVPDQVLREMVEDSYDLVVAGLPRADRLRLDR; this is encoded by the coding sequence GTGACCCCGGAGCGACTGAGGGCGTTCTGCCTGGAGTTCAACGAGAGCGTCGAGGAGTTTCCGTTCGGGCCCGAGACGTCCGTCTTCAAGGTCCTGGGCAAGATGTTCGCGCTCAGCGCGCTGGACGGGCGCCCGCTGACGGTGAACCTGAAGTGCGACCCGGACGAGGCGGTGCGGCTGCGGGAGCGGTACGACGCGGTGGTGCCGGGCTGGCACATGAACAAACGGCACTGGAACACGGTGACGGTGTCCGGGGTGCCGGACCAGGTGCTCCGCGAAATGGTCGAGGACTCCTACGACCTGGTGGTGGCGGGGCTGCCGAGGGCGGACCGGCTGCGGCTGGACCGCTGA
- a CDS encoding cytidine deaminase → MTESTDLGPEDRKIVTLARSARARNGVPEGAAVRDETGRTYVAGTVRLESLRLSALQTAVAMAVASGATSLEAAAVVSEAQTPSDEDRAAVRDLGGPDTPVLLAGPDGVLRVTVTAG, encoded by the coding sequence ATGACTGAGAGCACCGACCTCGGCCCCGAGGACCGCAAGATCGTCACGCTGGCACGCAGTGCCCGCGCCCGCAACGGTGTGCCGGAGGGCGCGGCCGTACGGGACGAGACCGGCCGCACGTATGTCGCGGGCACCGTACGGCTGGAGTCGCTGAGGCTCAGCGCGCTGCAGACCGCCGTGGCGATGGCCGTGGCCAGCGGTGCCACCTCCCTGGAGGCGGCCGCGGTCGTCTCCGAGGCGCAGACCCCGTCCGACGAGGACCGCGCCGCCGTCCGGGACCTGGGCGGCCCGGACACCCCCGTCCTGCTCGCCGGACCCGACGGCGTGCTGCGGGTCACCGTGACGGCCGGCTGA